In Zingiber officinale cultivar Zhangliang chromosome 8B, Zo_v1.1, whole genome shotgun sequence, a single genomic region encodes these proteins:
- the LOC122016420 gene encoding protein MAK16 homolog A-like, protein MQHDDLIWQVIKNNHCSYMCKITTGSFCRNVYNVTGICNRSSCPLANSRYATIRDHDGVFYLYMKTIERAHKPNELWERVKLPRNYEKAIETIDKHLEFWPKLLIHKIKQRLTKMTQCRIRMRKLELKVREKIMTVPRKEKKREARREEKAEKAAVLDKSIETELLERLKKGVYGDIYNYPVEAYNNILEMEGLQPTAVEEEEEEEEAEIEYVEGYDGLEEEEDMEDFDGFMNDEGLMGNDEGGMYEDDEEADPLEQQIAKKLRPSYGSKSQKTDSHYSVKKPNRKGRVIIEVEEEGEPKQKTLLLN, encoded by the exons ATGCAGCACGATGATTTGATATGGCAGGTTATCAAGAACAACCACTGCAGCTATATGTGCAA GATCACAACAGGGTCGTTCTGCAGAAATGTATATAATGTCACTGGCATCTGTAATCGTAGCTCCTGCCCTCTTGCGAACAGTCGATATGCTACTATTCGTGATCATGATG GAGTTTTTTACTTGTATATGAAAACAATTGAAAGAGCACATAAACCAAATGAACTGTGGGAGAGAGTTAAACTTCCGAGAAACTATGAGAAGGCTATAGAAACTATTGATAAACATTTG GAGTTCTGGCCTAAATTACTCATACACAAAATAAAACAACGATTAACCAAAATGACTCAATGTCGAATACGCATGAGAAAACTTGAACTAAAAGTGAG ggaaaagataatgaccgtacccagaaaggagaagaaaagagaagctaggagggaggagaaagcaGAAAAGGCTGCAGTTCTCGATAAg AGCATTGAGACCGAACTGCTAGAGCGTTTGAAGAAAGGTGTTTATGGTGATATATACAACTACCCTGTCGAGGCATATAATAATATATTGGAAATGGAAGGTCTCCAGCCAACTGcagttgaagaagaagaagaagaagaa GAGGCAGAAATAGAGTACGTTGAAGGCTATGATGGACTTGAAGAGGAAGAGGACATGGAAGATTTTGATGGTTTCATGAATGATGAAGGCTTGATGGGCAATGATGAGG GTGGAATGTATGAGGATGATGAAGAGGCCGATCCATTAGAACAGCAAATTGCCAAGAAACTAAGACCATCATATGGATCTAAATCGCAAAAGACAGACAGTCATTATTCTGTCAAAAAGCCAAACAGAAAGGGTCGGGTAATCATCGAG GTCGAGGAGGAAGGAGAGCCGAAGCAAAAGACACttttgttaaattga